One genomic segment of Bombus vancouverensis nearcticus chromosome 11, iyBomVanc1_principal, whole genome shotgun sequence includes these proteins:
- the Rpb12 gene encoding DNA-directed RNA polymerases I, II, and III subunit Rpb12 — protein sequence MESSKSESTPKQAMVYICGECHHDNEIRPRDPIRCRECGYRIMYKKRTKRLVVFDAR from the exons ATGGAATCTAGCAAGTCGGAATCGACGCCAAAACAGGCTATGGTATACATTTGCGGAG AATGTCATCATGATAATGAAATACGCCCAAGAGATCCAATTCGATGCCGAGAATGTGGGTATAGGATTATGTACAAAAAACGAACTAAAAGAC TTGTTGTGTTTGATGCACGATAA